A portion of the Malania oleifera isolate guangnan ecotype guangnan chromosome 3, ASM2987363v1, whole genome shotgun sequence genome contains these proteins:
- the LOC131152009 gene encoding actin-related protein 2/3 complex subunit 4 isoform X1, protein MANTQRLYLTCIRNTLEAAMCLQNFPCQEVERHNKPEVELKTSSELLLNPVLICRNEAEKCLIETSINSLRISLKVKQADELENILAKKFLRFLSMRAEAFQVLRRKPVQGFDISFLITNYHCEEMQKHKLIDFIVQFMEDIDKEISELKLSVNTRGRLVATEFLKQFI, encoded by the exons ATG GCAAATACACAGCGGTTGTATCTGACTTGCATACGCAACACTCTTGAGGCGGCCATGTGTCTGCAG AATTTCCCTTGTCAAGAAGTTGAAAGGCATAACAAGCCAGAGGTTGAACTAAA GACCAGCTCAGAACTTCTGCTGAATCCT GTCTTAATATGTCGAAATGAGGCTGAAAAATGTTTGATAGAAACCTCAATCAATTCACTACGCATCAGCCTCAAG GTAAAGCAGGCTGATGAACTTGAAAACATACTTGCTAAAAAATTTCTTAGATTTTTGTCGATGAGGGCAGAGGCATTTCAAGTACTGAGGAGAAAGCCAGTGCAG GGTTTTGACATTAGCTTTCTCATTACAAACTATCACTGTGAAGAGATGCAGAAACACAAGCTTATAGATTTTATTGTGCAATTCATGGAG GACATCGATAAAGAAATAAGCGAACTAAAATTGTCGGTGAACACACGCGGTAGACTTGTTGCTACAGAGTTCTTGAAGCAATTCATCTGA
- the LOC131152009 gene encoding actin-related protein 2/3 complex subunit 4 isoform X2: protein MCLQNFPCQEVERHNKPEVELKTSSELLLNPVLICRNEAEKCLIETSINSLRISLKVKQADELENILAKKFLRFLSMRAEAFQVLRRKPVQGFDISFLITNYHCEEMQKHKLIDFIVQFMEDIDKEISELKLSVNTRGRLVATEFLKQFI, encoded by the exons ATGTGTCTGCAG AATTTCCCTTGTCAAGAAGTTGAAAGGCATAACAAGCCAGAGGTTGAACTAAA GACCAGCTCAGAACTTCTGCTGAATCCT GTCTTAATATGTCGAAATGAGGCTGAAAAATGTTTGATAGAAACCTCAATCAATTCACTACGCATCAGCCTCAAG GTAAAGCAGGCTGATGAACTTGAAAACATACTTGCTAAAAAATTTCTTAGATTTTTGTCGATGAGGGCAGAGGCATTTCAAGTACTGAGGAGAAAGCCAGTGCAG GGTTTTGACATTAGCTTTCTCATTACAAACTATCACTGTGAAGAGATGCAGAAACACAAGCTTATAGATTTTATTGTGCAATTCATGGAG GACATCGATAAAGAAATAAGCGAACTAAAATTGTCGGTGAACACACGCGGTAGACTTGTTGCTACAGAGTTCTTGAAGCAATTCATCTGA